The genomic DNA GGATTTTGAAAGTGATATTCCTATTTTCTTCTGGTTCTGCTCAATCAGCACTACATTGGGATTTGCAAGAAAATATGCATTGTTTGCTTGATGGTACGAAGAATTGGACAATTATTCACCGGGTAAATAATATTGTTCCTTGTATAATAAGTGAGACAAATATcaactaatttgttatttcaaacgTGGCGGGCTGTCTccctcaaatctcacatttttgcattagtgtcGGGGGATTCGTACGAAAGATACGCAACTTAGACAAGTGCCTGAGCCAGTGTCAGGCATATATACTTATACACCAATTCGTTGGCTATTGTAGAGTTCGAATTCGAATAAGTGTATGGAATTTACCTTAACAGAAAGATCGACACATACTCCCGAAGTCGGATCATTCGTCAGTATATTCTGGAATTGATCCAAGAAGTGTTGACATGTACAAATATCCCGTAATGCAAGATATGCCTTGGTATCAAGCTCTCATTGAAGCAGGAGATTGTTTGTTTGTTCCGAATAGGTAAGAAAAGCTTGTCATATATTAATTTTGATATACAAAATATCTATACTTTGTGCATAtaactaaatatattttttcaattagcGCGCCGCACTACGTGAAATCAGGAGATTCGAGGAATATGGCCTTTTCTATCTGGTTCGATGCCCCGAGATCGCTCAATCTAACAGACTGTCCGGAAAATGAAGCAGATTTACCTGAAATGGCGCCAATTGGCCATAGCGTAATATCAACCCTGGAAAGTGTAAAGTATGTCATACTCATAGTACTATATTATCATgaaactttattattattatgaagtAGTTGATTGCTTGAATTTCACAATACAATTTTGTGGAAACTTATTAATCAAATTACTAACTGGCGAATTACTACTGACACTACTGGATCACTTTAAGAAGCAATTATATACGAAACCACGCGCTTGATATTTAATTACAGCACTGTTTGTTCGTCGACAAATTTATCGAATTGAAAACACGTTTTCAGTGAATATGGTAAAGTATTTGAGTAGCAAAAGTGGTCATTCTCAGATGGGCCCGATATAGACCAAAATCTTTTTAACATATGCTACTTATTCTCGAATTTTTCACACTGTTTGTTTGGTATTAAAAATGCAATTTCAtagataatattgaaaataccCGACCtcttttttctaaaaatttgcCAATTCGGCTTTCATGACGTTATTATCTTTTTACCCAGAGCAAAATATTTACTCTTCAAGACGATACGAATAAGcaagttaaaataatatttgaacacatatatatatgatcgAGAAAAAGGATAGAAATTCATCAAAAGTTATTTACATCTTCAAGTCAATTTCTTTTATTACACCTATTCCATTTTTActgtatttcaaaaattgctAATTCTTTGGGTTTTTATCTGTTTTAATTTGTAGCcagaaaaatgaatttatctttTAAAAACCTAAAATGCGGCTGATTAAATAACATTAACACCTACCAATATATACTATAACAAATCCAGTGAAATAATGACCAGTTTTGTTTATTGTAATTCAGGGCCTTTTTGTATACAATGATAGATGATCGAAGTGATAGACTGTCCGTCTTCAAGTTCAACAAAATGGTTCAGGCATTTGGCGCAGACGAGATGACTTCGTCGGAACTTCGTGACGTACTCGACTCGGATAAAGACGGTGAGTTAGGCTTGAACTACATGTGGTATTGTATTACAGAGCACTGACTAATAgttattcattcaaaaatactgTATTGCAtccatcatatttttcatttttcataaaGATAGGCCTGGATTGTGTTATTGTAAgcatttcaatcaaaaaactATGTTGTCAATGAATGATAAACAAATGACCCTGTTATTTAAATTGCTCTTTGAATAGTCCTCGAGCTTGTTTGAACTTGCGTGCTTACTTGTACGTAGTATATCCTTAAAGTATTGTGCATATTGAGTAAGCGATATTCTGAATGCGAATAAAACCAAACTGGCATTAATGATTCCTTATGAAGACAAAAGTGCAATGGTTTCATAAGTTTTGTTTCTTCTTGACTGAAACATTTAGGCAGCATATGTTCATAAACTTACAGGTATTTATATTCATGCAGGTTTCATTACCGCAGAAGAGATCGAAGCTTTAACGGATGTCACAGATGAGATGTGGCCGGTATTTTTATTTGACACAGATGAATACAAAGAGGTAGAAAACTTCAGTAAAAGTAAACAAGAAAAAGAGGaactataaaattaaaacattcaaaaaatttgaaataggaatttgtgaaaaataccatgaatgtaaatttatttgcaatgaTATTATTGTGCAactatttatgttttttcaattgtaaataatattgGGATGAAGTGCgtaacaattttgaaataaagaatTGAATAAAGAAAGTTTTAGATGAGCGTCACCACAAGCACTCATCCATAGATAGCCTATATCATAATGAAACCTCAAGTTGCTATAATCAGTGAATGAATGGCTCCAAATATGTGTAAATGTTTGACGGTGACGGTAGGTCTACTCTTGCTATTATACAGTTACACATGCAAGCGCTTTATCAACTACGGTTGCCTGCAAATTTCGTATACATTTTCATTCATTCTTATCATTGTCTTGTCAAAAATATCATTCTTGAGTAGGGTGAAACAAACGCGGCTTCGTTGTTTTTCTTAGCATACCTAGTAAATTGCATGCTCATGAGGCGCAGATAGCTAGTTTTTGTAGGAAGCTAACCTGACATAAGTTACGTGATCCATATTATGTGTACAACTCTTTAGAAGAATTAGGAGAACAATTAGACAGCGGTGCAATAGTGGGATTATTCCGGATCTCTTGAATAAAGTATTTCCTCGCAAGAAGTTCATGTTAATTCTCAGTTCCCGAGACGGTCCTCATAGTAAATATCTGCCATACACGTATGCAGTATGTTTTTGTGTTGTGGTTTTGGTAGCACATTGGTGTGGGGAAATGCACATACATTACACATGTTCTGGGAGTAGAACAGAGTCGTCCAACCTTTGTGGCCGAAGCGCCACATGTAGTTTACTGTTAATTGAGAGGGTCACTTAACATgtagttatgttctagttttgctacactgacttcaggttattgaaaaaacaaacaataccctcacaccaaacttgcacaattattagaacaataaaacCGTTGTTTTCCAACCATTGATGGAGCGCCACCAGTGGTTATTCCCGAAGGTTCCGCCAAAAACCGGCCAAGACGCTTGACCATTTTCATCGCAGCTCCCAACAAATCAATGCCTCTAGTCGTACCCTTAATAGGGACAATGGCTGCGAGCTCTGCGAGCCAGGAGTACAATATAAATTTACCCGCTTTTGCAATTAACGTTTCTGCTATAGAGTTCCCAAGCTCTTCAACACGACGAGTTATGATCTGTCTTGACatgctatttttgcaaacacctcttttatttccggacaTAAAACATTGGCAACCCGAACATTACATAATATACGTTCCTTGACGAATTCAATCTCAGAACGGCTtggattgttttgcgataacatCATATAGAGTAGTAAAAGACCAAGAGTGTAAATTACTATGGCACTTTTATGTACCCATATTTTCTCCCAATTGGTTTCGATTAAAAATGGCTTGTttgaaagggctggcagagggcttttcaggaaaaaaaacaaattgtttgtatcacatctttgtatactacatcactcgaaaaatagtttactcaatttttatttattcaattctgaaaaatatagcGCGGTCCACTCGAAATGCTTCCGCGGGCTACATATGGCCAGCAGGTCACGGGTTTGACGACCCTCGAGTAGAATATGCGCAATCAAATACACTGAAGTTTTAGACTTCGGCAGCGAA from Styela clava chromosome 12, kaStyClav1.hap1.2, whole genome shotgun sequence includes the following:
- the LOC120330488 gene encoding bifunctional peptidase and (3S)-lysyl hydroxylase JMJD7-like isoform X1, whose amino-acid sequence is MKIEFVTLVWFVSLSCIVECGDPMGHLQPLGSHMPPIKIDVIDSPPSPQEFFDKYIKVNKPVVIKGAAKVFSNYKTWRDDDYLSEKYGKWIAPTELGKFEAQIYGKIFEMKFARFIRSYKKRELCIIRDILPENPMRDELSFIKSMSCGGYQERILKVIFLFSSGSAQSALHWDLQENMHCLLDGTKNWTIIHRKDRHILPKSDHSSVYSGIDPRSVDMYKYPVMQDMPWYQALIEAGDCLFVPNSAPHYVKSGDSRNMAFSIWFDAPRSLNLTDCPENEADLPEMAPIGHSVISTLESVKAFLYTMIDDRSDRLSVFKFNKMVQAFGADEMTSSELRDVLDSDKDGFITAEEIEALTDVTDEMWPVFLFDTDEYKEVENFSKSKQEKEEL
- the LOC120330488 gene encoding jumonji C domain-containing protein 5-like isoform X2; translated protein: MKIEFVTLVWFVSLSCIVECGDPMGHLQPLGSHMPPIKIDVIDSPPSPQEFFDKYIKVNKPVVIKGAAKVFSNYKTWRDDDYLSEKYGKWIAPTELGKFEAQIYGKIFEMKFARFIRSYKKRELCIIRDILPENPMRALHWDLQENMHCLLDGTKNWTIIHRKDRHILPKSDHSSVYSGIDPRSVDMYKYPVMQDMPWYQALIEAGDCLFVPNSAPHYVKSGDSRNMAFSIWFDAPRSLNLTDCPENEADLPEMAPIGHSVISTLESVKAFLYTMIDDRSDRLSVFKFNKMVQAFGADEMTSSELRDVLDSDKDGFITAEEIEALTDVTDEMWPVFLFDTDEYKEVENFSKSKQEKEEL